In the genome of Hyphobacterium sp. CCMP332, one region contains:
- a CDS encoding T9SS type A sorting domain-containing protein: protein MKTFSILVFLAIISMVFLNFINISYYIKNNGSPGGNTGAPGEWGGRTCANPACHSGTAIFQTGMISSDIPAAGYIPGNTYIISGTVSEFGRSKYGFEISPQDSAGNLLGSLNITNSVETKFTNQGKSITHTSSGNTGAGATKTWSFNWTAPNDGTDIVTFWGAFNAANGDNTNSGDIIYRSLLTVELDSGQISANHFNEKPKVFVYPNPFLDHITIRNDENLNHRGIVTIQNTEGITMLKKRIPHGLKKIKLDLSELRSGNYIITYSNSTGQLLFTKRIVKVNPNLY from the coding sequence ATGAAAACTTTTAGCATCCTTGTGTTTCTGGCCATAATTTCTATGGTTTTCTTAAATTTTATTAATATAAGCTACTATATTAAAAACAACGGTTCTCCAGGTGGAAACACAGGCGCTCCGGGAGAATGGGGTGGACGAACTTGTGCAAATCCGGCCTGTCATAGTGGAACTGCCATTTTTCAAACAGGTATGATATCTTCTGATATTCCTGCAGCAGGATATATTCCGGGTAATACATATATAATTTCTGGAACTGTTTCGGAATTTGGAAGATCAAAGTATGGTTTTGAAATTTCTCCACAAGACTCAGCAGGCAACCTTTTGGGTAGTTTGAACATTACTAATTCTGTCGAAACAAAATTTACAAATCAAGGAAAATCTATTACGCATACATCATCGGGAAACACTGGAGCCGGTGCTACAAAAACATGGTCATTCAATTGGACTGCACCTAATGATGGAACTGATATTGTCACTTTTTGGGGGGCATTTAATGCTGCCAATGGTGATAATACCAATTCAGGAGATATTATTTACCGTTCCTTACTTACAGTTGAACTTGATTCCGGCCAGATATCGGCAAACCATTTCAATGAAAAACCCAAAGTCTTTGTTTACCCTAACCCATTTCTTGATCATATTACAATAAGAAATGATGAAAATTTAAATCATAGAGGAATTGTGACAATTCAAAATACAGAAGGAATAACTATGCTTAAAAAGAGAATCCCTCATGGTTTAAAAAAAATTAAGCTTGATTTGTCTGAATTAAGGTCAGGCAATTATATTATCACTTATTCAAATTCAACCGGTCAATTGTTATTCACCAAAAGAATTGTCAAGGTCAATCCCAATCTATATTAA
- a CDS encoding NAD-dependent epimerase/dehydratase, with translation MNILITGGAGYVGYSMIHQILSDFPESRIRIYDNLSRKNYALFLNGEIDSQRVNFIEGEILDSRKLKRALKNTDIVIHLAAKVTTPYADFDAHSFEQVNHWGTAELAMAIEESDVEKIYYLSSLSVYGTHTDPINLNTDLVPRSFYGISKLKGEEHIRRLKSTKDVYIIRSGNVYGFNPAIRLDAVINRFMFEANYTGRLSIHGSGEQHRAFIHVEKLAGILSSMLNGGPTPGVYNLAEYNFSINHIVDKLKTLYPELEYIFVNQNIRMRDVLIDENEKQLLDLIKEKKNFLEELKDFKSSFSF, from the coding sequence ATGAATATCCTAATTACAGGTGGAGCCGGATATGTCGGCTATTCAATGATTCACCAAATTCTATCTGATTTTCCGGAATCGAGGATTAGGATATACGATAATCTGTCAAGAAAAAATTATGCTTTATTCCTTAATGGAGAAATTGACTCACAAAGAGTTAATTTTATTGAGGGAGAAATATTGGATAGCAGAAAGCTCAAAAGAGCTTTGAAAAATACAGATATAGTAATTCATCTGGCAGCCAAAGTTACAACACCCTATGCTGATTTTGACGCACATAGTTTTGAACAAGTCAATCATTGGGGAACAGCAGAATTGGCAATGGCAATTGAAGAATCCGATGTCGAAAAAATATACTACTTAAGCAGTTTATCAGTATATGGCACACACACAGATCCGATAAATCTCAACACTGACCTGGTGCCTCGTTCCTTTTATGGCATTTCCAAATTAAAAGGAGAGGAGCATATAAGAAGGCTAAAAAGTACGAAAGATGTTTATATCATTAGATCCGGCAATGTTTATGGTTTTAATCCTGCAATACGATTGGATGCCGTGATAAACAGATTTATGTTTGAAGCCAATTATACCGGAAGATTATCAATTCACGGTAGTGGTGAACAACATCGCGCATTTATACATGTTGAAAAACTTGCAGGGATTTTAAGTTCAATGCTTAATGGTGGGCCTACCCCGGGTGTTTATAATTTGGCGGAATATAATTTTTCGATTAACCATATCGTCGATAAATTAAAAACTCTTTATCCTGAGCTTGAGTATATTTTTGTAAATCAAAACATTAGAATGCGCGATGTGTTGATTGATGAAAATGAAAAGCAATTGCTTGATTTAATTAAAGAGAAAAAGAATTTTCTTGAAGAATTAAAAGATTTTAAATCCTCATTTTCATTTTGA
- a CDS encoding lamin tail domain-containing protein — translation MSFSTFAQQRYDVQTSGASAFIPSALNINVGDTVVWTNTGGSHNVNGTQATYPLNPESFGGFAVSGSGSANWPFTHVFTIPGSYDYRCDPHVGNGMAGTIQVNAVSTACSDLYFSEYLEGASNNKALEIYNPTNAVVNLSDYSVLRDNNGGTTNTDTFQMDGSLAPGEVYVIANPSAATEILNVADTTSSSTFYNGDDALRLLNNSTGQIIDVIGVYGIDPGSSWTVNGINGVAGATNENDLVRDPSVNSGDTSWTNVVSNQWYVLPRENFNNLGIHNAQVCGSSIPAYLIEQVKGLDSNLSPDSLGVQAQLTGIVHNPDQGFNSSEFAMQDGTAGIWVTGADPIPGYPSGTAEGDIIRVFGTVAFNNGVTRFSADSINLIGNTNLYTAENTDTLNEYTEGRYVKLDSVRIINNTQDSFDITGSGNNYTIVTLQSDTFTLRVDRDYELDFEGNPVPTGLFNVTGVGSQFDFSAPHDAGYQIFPSRYSDLEILTVSGDVISFSTAADNVNEDGGFYQIIITTSDTLSSPATVDVVNTGNGSAVLGADFTFNDTTLNFSNTAIDSFILDVTIIDNALVNSDKTVEFALRNISGALYGLDTLFTLTIVNDDVPTYDIGTIRGNDNLGGTTNVGVADSLGVVCRVYAIVTTPDIGGSNRSVTLQDATGGISIFQPGSANPPVLNVGDSVEIVGQVGQFNGLSQFTNSTVINVISSGNALPAPMVVDSLGEFTESKLLQMNNMSFVDPAIWTASAGGSSFNIDITNGIDTFVLRVDSDLPVHSQTTPPAAPFDLICFGGQFDGSDPYTSGYQVFAIDSASFMPVIGPGLPSYTIGDVIGINASGVADSAGTECKLTGVAYGDNFRAAAGGLEFTLIDPNNNDDGIAVFSSTGLGYTLTEGDELRVIGTIDQVFGLTRIVADSIVVVSTGNTLKSPSVVITLNEFSESNLVQLQNVEYLSEGNWTNSGASFDVRFFNASDTFTIRIDNDCDLYGSTEPNGLYNVTGLGGQLDLSTPFDSDYLLLPRRSSDLDLVSSIANQLNTDNLKVYPNPSNGQITIAGISKAGSEVQVIDLLGKVIFSERSKDSVLNLNLESLKSGQYIIRISNDSELYRSIIVITD, via the coding sequence TTGAGCTTTAGCACATTCGCTCAGCAGAGATACGATGTTCAAACTTCGGGAGCTTCGGCCTTTATTCCTTCAGCCCTCAATATAAATGTTGGTGATACGGTAGTTTGGACAAATACCGGAGGGAGCCATAATGTTAATGGTACGCAGGCAACTTATCCTTTAAACCCTGAAAGTTTTGGAGGTTTTGCTGTTTCTGGAAGTGGTTCAGCAAACTGGCCATTTACGCATGTTTTTACAATCCCCGGTTCCTACGATTACAGATGTGATCCTCATGTCGGGAATGGAATGGCCGGAACAATTCAGGTTAATGCAGTTTCGACCGCTTGTTCTGATCTTTATTTTTCAGAGTATCTTGAGGGTGCGTCTAATAATAAGGCACTCGAAATCTACAATCCAACAAACGCAGTTGTAAACCTAAGCGACTATTCTGTTCTCAGAGATAATAATGGGGGCACTACTAACACCGATACATTTCAGATGGATGGGAGTTTAGCTCCCGGTGAAGTGTATGTCATTGCAAATCCTAGTGCGGCAACGGAAATACTCAATGTGGCAGATACTACAAGTTCTTCAACTTTTTACAACGGAGATGATGCTTTGCGTTTATTGAATAATAGCACAGGCCAAATAATTGATGTAATAGGTGTATATGGCATTGATCCAGGATCAAGTTGGACTGTAAATGGTATAAATGGCGTGGCTGGAGCAACCAATGAAAATGATTTAGTGAGAGACCCTTCTGTTAATTCAGGAGATACCTCATGGACTAATGTTGTTTCCAACCAATGGTATGTATTACCAAGAGAAAATTTTAACAATCTCGGAATTCACAATGCACAGGTTTGTGGTAGTTCTATCCCCGCTTATTTGATAGAACAGGTAAAAGGCCTGGATTCCAACCTTTCGCCTGATTCTCTTGGAGTTCAGGCTCAATTAACAGGAATAGTACACAATCCGGATCAGGGTTTTAATTCCTCAGAGTTTGCTATGCAGGATGGAACCGCTGGAATTTGGGTTACTGGTGCTGACCCCATACCCGGTTATCCTAGCGGAACGGCTGAAGGTGATATTATAAGAGTTTTTGGAACTGTTGCCTTTAATAATGGGGTAACCCGATTTTCTGCGGACTCTATCAATTTAATTGGAAACACCAATTTGTATACGGCAGAGAATACTGATACTTTGAATGAATACACTGAAGGTCGATATGTTAAACTGGATTCTGTTAGAATTATAAACAATACTCAGGATTCATTTGATATTACCGGAAGTGGAAATAACTATACAATTGTTACACTGCAATCTGATACATTTACTTTAAGAGTAGACAGGGATTACGAATTGGATTTTGAAGGAAATCCGGTACCAACCGGACTATTTAATGTAACCGGAGTTGGATCTCAATTTGATTTCTCTGCACCACATGATGCCGGATATCAAATTTTCCCATCAAGATATTCCGATTTGGAAATTCTCACTGTATCCGGAGATGTAATTAGTTTCTCTACAGCTGCTGATAATGTAAATGAAGATGGAGGTTTTTACCAAATAATTATTACAACAAGTGATACTCTAAGTTCTCCAGCCACTGTAGATGTAGTTAACACAGGGAATGGTTCAGCGGTGCTGGGTGCTGATTTTACATTTAATGATACTACCCTGAATTTTTCGAATACCGCAATTGATTCCTTTATTCTCGATGTAACCATTATTGACAATGCACTTGTCAATTCGGATAAAACAGTTGAATTTGCTTTGAGAAATATTTCCGGAGCACTTTACGGGCTGGATACATTATTTACTTTGACCATTGTAAATGATGATGTCCCAACCTATGATATAGGAACCATAAGAGGGAATGATAATTTAGGTGGAACCACAAATGTTGGAGTTGCAGATTCACTGGGTGTAGTTTGTCGGGTATATGCAATTGTAACTACACCGGATATTGGAGGTAGTAATAGAAGCGTGACCTTGCAGGATGCTACGGGAGGCATATCAATTTTCCAACCGGGTAGTGCAAACCCACCGGTATTGAATGTAGGAGACAGCGTTGAAATTGTTGGTCAGGTTGGACAGTTCAATGGCTTGTCACAATTTACTAACAGCACCGTAATTAATGTTATATCTTCTGGAAATGCGCTTCCGGCACCTATGGTTGTGGATTCTCTTGGGGAATTTACAGAATCTAAATTGTTGCAAATGAACAACATGAGTTTTGTTGATCCTGCAATTTGGACAGCTTCTGCCGGAGGTTCTTCATTCAATATAGACATCACAAATGGTATAGATACTTTTGTTTTAAGAGTTGACAGCGATCTACCTGTTCATAGTCAGACTACACCACCGGCTGCACCTTTTGATTTAATTTGTTTTGGTGGTCAGTTTGATGGATCTGACCCCTACACTAGTGGATACCAGGTTTTTGCAATTGATTCAGCGAGCTTTATGCCGGTCATAGGTCCTGGTTTGCCTAGCTACACAATCGGTGATGTAATTGGTATTAATGCAAGTGGTGTAGCGGATTCCGCAGGAACGGAGTGTAAATTAACAGGAGTGGCATATGGAGATAACTTCAGAGCTGCTGCCGGAGGCCTGGAATTCACGCTGATTGATCCTAACAATAATGATGATGGAATTGCTGTATTCTCTTCAACAGGATTGGGCTACACTTTGACTGAAGGCGATGAATTACGTGTAATTGGTACCATTGATCAGGTATTTGGATTAACACGTATAGTTGCGGATTCAATTGTGGTAGTATCTACAGGAAACACTTTAAAATCTCCATCTGTTGTTATAACACTTAATGAATTCTCCGAGTCCAATTTGGTTCAATTGCAAAATGTTGAGTATCTATCGGAGGGCAACTGGACAAATTCCGGTGCAAGCTTTGATGTAAGGTTCTTCAATGCAAGCGATACCTTTACTATACGAATTGACAACGATTGTGACCTTTATGGATCTACGGAACCTAACGGTTTGTACAATGTGACTGGCCTCGGAGGTCAATTAGACCTTAGCACACCATTTGATTCTGATTATCTGTTGCTACCAAGAAGATCTTCTGATTTGGATTTGGTCAGTTCAATAGCTAATCAGCTAAATACTGATAATCTGAAAGTTTATCCCAATCCTTCTAATGGCCAAATTACCATCGCAGGTATTTCTAAAGCGGGAAGTGAAGTTCAGGTTATAGATTTATTAGGTAAGGTTATCTTTTCAGAAAGATCAAAAGACAGTGTGCTTAATTTGAATCTTGAAAGTTTGAAAAGTGGTCAATACATTATTAGAATTTCAAATGATTCCGAATTGTACAGATCGATTATCGTGATCACCGATTAA
- a CDS encoding phosphoadenylyl-sulfate reductase gives MNTEELIEKEIALFKAKLKDYKSRGLKIFASSSFQSHSLPMLHILASIDNSLPIYFLNTGYHFPETLEFRDRIKNEFHLNVVNLVSPISRIRQKNSQGNLMYTTDPDQCCYFNKTLPMEPVLLKHDVWISGVRKDQNANRSQFEYEEKGVNDTLRFHPMINWSKQMIWHYIRTHNLPQHPLENSTYLSIGCEPCTRKMSFADNDERDGRWQGLKKNECGLHTELIGK, from the coding sequence ATGAACACTGAAGAGCTGATTGAAAAGGAAATTGCTCTATTTAAGGCAAAATTAAAGGACTATAAATCCAGAGGACTTAAAATTTTTGCTTCGTCTTCTTTTCAAAGTCACAGCCTTCCTATGCTTCATATCTTAGCTTCCATAGATAATAGTCTGCCTATTTATTTTTTAAACACTGGATATCATTTTCCTGAAACATTGGAATTCAGAGATCGAATTAAAAATGAATTCCATTTAAATGTTGTAAATCTTGTGTCTCCCATTTCCAGAATACGACAAAAAAATTCTCAGGGAAATTTGATGTATACCACAGACCCGGATCAATGTTGCTATTTCAACAAAACACTTCCAATGGAGCCTGTTCTGTTGAAACACGATGTTTGGATTAGCGGTGTAAGGAAGGATCAAAATGCAAATAGAAGCCAATTTGAATATGAAGAAAAGGGCGTAAATGATACCTTGCGTTTTCATCCAATGATAAACTGGTCGAAACAAATGATCTGGCATTATATTCGAACACATAATTTACCCCAACACCCACTTGAAAACAGCACTTATTTAAGCATTGGGTGTGAACCTTGCACAAGAAAAATGTCTTTTGCAGATAATGACGAAAGAGATGGCAGGTGGCAAGGTTTGAAAAAAAATGAGTGCGGTTTGCATACTGAGCTTATTGGAAAATGA
- a CDS encoding DUF427 domain-containing protein produces MKAIWNDKVIAESNDTVIVEGNHYFPEKDVKKEYLNNSDTKSHCPWKGDASYYSISVDGALNKDAAWYYPEPSELAKQIKNRIAFWKGVEVTK; encoded by the coding sequence ATGAAAGCAATCTGGAATGACAAAGTAATTGCTGAGAGCAATGACACGGTAATCGTTGAAGGAAACCACTATTTCCCGGAAAAAGATGTGAAAAAAGAATACCTTAATAATAGCGATACAAAAAGTCATTGTCCTTGGAAAGGCGATGCTTCATATTATTCAATAAGTGTCGATGGTGCCCTAAATAAAGATGCAGCCTGGTATTATCCGGAACCTTCTGAGTTGGCCAAACAAATTAAAAACCGTATCGCTTTTTGGAAAGGAGTAGAAGTTACAAAATAA
- a CDS encoding dCTP deaminase — MILSGLEIQKRLGSQIDIEPFSEKQLNPNSYNLRLHNELLVYDDEVLDMKKPNTFQKVIIPEEGLILQPGKLYLGRTVEKTFTKGLVPKLEGRSSVGRLGIHIHITAGLGNVGAKGHWTLEIFCIQAVKIYPNVEVCQVYFHELLGEYKDYREGKYHNNSEVQPSMMYKEFISDKKN, encoded by the coding sequence ATGATACTATCAGGACTTGAAATACAAAAAAGACTGGGAAGCCAGATTGATATAGAACCTTTCAGTGAAAAGCAATTAAATCCGAATTCCTATAATCTAAGACTTCACAACGAGCTGTTGGTTTACGATGATGAAGTTTTGGATATGAAAAAACCAAACACATTTCAGAAAGTCATAATCCCGGAAGAAGGTTTGATACTTCAACCCGGAAAATTATATTTGGGTAGAACAGTAGAAAAGACCTTTACAAAGGGTCTTGTACCAAAATTAGAGGGGCGCTCTTCTGTTGGCAGATTGGGCATACATATTCATATTACTGCAGGTTTAGGTAATGTTGGAGCAAAAGGACATTGGACTTTGGAAATATTTTGCATTCAGGCGGTTAAAATTTATCCAAATGTGGAAGTTTGCCAGGTATATTTTCATGAATTATTAGGAGAATACAAAGATTATCGGGAGGGCAAATACCACAACAATTCGGAAGTACAACCAAGTATGATGTACAAAGAATTTATTTCAGATAAGAAAAATTAG
- a CDS encoding BamA/TamA family outer membrane protein has protein sequence MKLLILTILSLLFVDPELYSQEIKQEFYFVSGVYQNDSINQNAFSKLIEDLALSSHPKTLVFLGDYHRIDSEEGEDDDKLMGFLNDLPHSESINYVFIPGFEEWDRNNSNSSKTIDRLNSEIAETLEGQNYLLADNACPGPYELNIDENLTLVLINDYWLLNDFDVPKLDQGCSYTRKVDFLLAIEEILKRNANKRVVFSAINPIASSGPVGGKFKLKHHIFPFSVKNQSNYIPLPFLGSFYIAYRKLLGNPSDLSNIKSRFFRNYLSNTLSKSQELLLISANEDHLDYRTIENLKQVIIGSLSGSSYSNFKSDEGFNSISNGYAKVIYGTDHSLRIELHSSFRKLFEKGIFPAKPKDTVTIKKEYSDYENKKVIASADKDLKKANKKRPGLMGLNYRKEWVTEIKEVPVFNWGKEFGGLEIVKKGGGMQTRSLRLETTDKKQYVLRSIKKYPENAVPAEIRGTIFAEIINDQISASHPYAAFAVPKLADAANVYHTNPKLVYLNDDPRLGDYKFDFANGLYLYEERPAHERRDVHSFGSPRDIESTFDIVEKTQKSAKHQIDQKWVVKSRLFDMWLGDWDRHDDQWRWAEFKVDDEHKFYRPIPRDRDQAFFYSDGLLLNLASRKWGIPKFQGFESEIRDVNGLSFNARYFDRYFITEPDLSDWIASADTLQQKLSDQVIEAGIKDLPKEIYDIRGDQIIEKLKRRRDDLEIYAEKYHNFLSKTVNVLGTNKANRFEVRRLENGNTLVEVYEVGKKSRNEKDKLYEREFVFGITKEIRLYGLKGKDEFNLKGNANKGIKVRIIGGGGKDKIRDSSKVKGWSKKTIVYDKKKSTKIEKSAETKIKTANRDEVNEYNRRAFMYNKLLPFVYINYNPDDGIYLGGGPIYTTHGFRKEPFKTQHSVLGNIAPKSANYNVNYRGIFTDVAGKLDLNIEALISTPSFSTFFYGLGNNSLLSEERLDEDNQYYRVRFDTEKLKIGFQGDSRNQKHHFNFGLNYQRANIKSEINEDLDDDPRFILDLNNDSTTDDLLRDFRFAGPYLEYQFDSRNDKKFAERGVLLNLKSNYFYDVKNGNENSVLLSADQSFFFTLSHRFKTVLALRAGGDAIIGKAPFFLQPSIGGLKKLRGFRRNRFRGEYSFYQNSELRFRLFTIQNEFLISDLGVLLLHDIGRVWSDDDTDVTRVYSSNEIEKFKNTNDWHRGYGFGVWLAPFDMAVLSADYSFGNGGDQSLFVRLGFLF, from the coding sequence TTGAAACTTTTAATTTTAACCATATTAAGCTTATTGTTTGTCGACCCTGAATTATATTCTCAGGAAATTAAGCAAGAATTCTATTTCGTTTCAGGTGTTTATCAAAATGATTCTATAAATCAAAATGCCTTTTCTAAGCTAATTGAAGACCTGGCTCTATCTTCTCATCCCAAGACTTTAGTTTTTTTAGGAGATTATCACAGAATAGATTCTGAGGAGGGTGAAGATGATGATAAATTAATGGGCTTTCTTAATGATTTACCTCATAGTGAAAGCATTAATTATGTATTTATCCCGGGTTTTGAAGAATGGGACCGTAATAACTCAAATTCCAGTAAAACAATAGATAGATTAAATTCAGAAATTGCTGAAACACTCGAAGGTCAAAACTATTTGTTAGCCGATAATGCCTGCCCCGGGCCCTATGAACTTAATATTGATGAAAATTTAACCCTGGTTTTAATAAATGACTATTGGCTCTTAAATGATTTCGACGTTCCAAAACTAGATCAGGGCTGTTCATATACCAGAAAAGTTGACTTTCTTCTTGCCATCGAGGAAATTTTAAAACGGAATGCAAATAAACGGGTTGTTTTCTCAGCAATAAATCCGATAGCATCGTCCGGGCCCGTAGGAGGAAAGTTTAAACTGAAGCACCATATTTTCCCTTTTTCAGTCAAAAACCAAAGCAATTATATACCACTGCCTTTTCTTGGTAGTTTTTATATAGCTTATCGAAAATTGCTTGGAAATCCGAGTGATTTGAGTAATATCAAAAGTAGGTTTTTTAGAAATTATCTTAGCAATACGTTATCCAAATCACAGGAATTATTATTGATTTCAGCAAACGAAGATCATCTTGATTACAGAACAATAGAAAACCTCAAACAGGTAATAATAGGGTCATTGAGCGGATCATCTTACAGCAATTTCAAATCAGATGAAGGTTTTAATTCAATTTCCAATGGCTATGCAAAAGTCATTTACGGGACTGATCACAGTTTAAGAATTGAACTGCATTCTTCTTTTCGGAAATTATTTGAAAAAGGTATATTTCCCGCCAAACCCAAAGATACAGTAACAATAAAAAAGGAATACAGCGACTATGAGAATAAAAAGGTAATCGCTTCAGCAGATAAAGATTTAAAAAAAGCCAATAAAAAAAGACCTGGCTTAATGGGCTTAAATTACCGTAAAGAATGGGTTACTGAAATTAAAGAGGTGCCTGTGTTTAACTGGGGTAAAGAATTTGGCGGACTTGAAATTGTTAAAAAAGGCGGGGGTATGCAAACACGCTCTTTACGTCTGGAAACCACAGACAAGAAACAATATGTATTGCGATCTATAAAAAAATATCCGGAAAATGCCGTTCCTGCCGAAATAAGAGGTACAATATTTGCTGAAATTATTAATGATCAAATTTCCGCTTCTCACCCATATGCTGCTTTTGCCGTTCCAAAACTGGCCGATGCTGCTAATGTTTATCATACCAATCCAAAATTGGTTTATTTAAATGATGACCCTCGTTTGGGAGATTACAAATTTGATTTTGCCAATGGCTTGTATTTGTATGAAGAACGGCCCGCACATGAAAGAAGAGACGTACATAGCTTTGGCAGTCCAAGGGATATTGAAAGCACCTTTGATATCGTGGAAAAAACCCAAAAATCTGCGAAACATCAAATCGATCAGAAATGGGTGGTGAAATCGCGACTTTTTGATATGTGGTTGGGCGATTGGGACAGACATGACGATCAATGGAGATGGGCAGAATTTAAGGTAGATGATGAACACAAATTCTACAGGCCTATTCCCAGAGATAGGGATCAGGCATTTTTTTATTCAGACGGCTTATTATTAAATCTCGCATCCAGAAAATGGGGTATTCCAAAATTTCAGGGTTTCGAGTCAGAAATTCGCGATGTAAATGGCCTCAGTTTTAATGCAAGATATTTTGACCGGTATTTTATTACAGAACCTGATTTAAGCGACTGGATTGCTTCTGCGGATACATTACAACAAAAACTTAGTGATCAAGTCATAGAGGCTGGAATTAAAGATTTACCTAAAGAAATTTATGACATAAGAGGTGATCAAATAATAGAAAAATTAAAGCGTAGAAGGGATGATTTGGAAATCTATGCTGAAAAATATCACAATTTTCTGTCTAAAACCGTCAATGTTTTGGGTACCAACAAAGCGAATCGTTTTGAGGTCCGAAGATTGGAAAATGGAAATACACTAGTCGAGGTTTATGAAGTTGGTAAAAAATCGAGAAATGAAAAGGATAAGCTTTACGAAAGAGAATTTGTATTTGGGATTACAAAAGAGATACGACTTTATGGACTAAAAGGTAAAGATGAATTCAATTTAAAAGGAAATGCAAATAAAGGAATAAAAGTAAGAATCATTGGAGGGGGCGGAAAAGACAAAATCCGGGATAGTTCCAAAGTAAAAGGATGGAGTAAAAAAACTATTGTCTACGACAAAAAGAAAAGTACTAAAATCGAAAAGAGCGCTGAGACAAAAATTAAAACTGCCAATAGAGATGAAGTAAATGAATATAACCGAAGAGCATTTATGTATAATAAATTGTTGCCTTTCGTTTATATTAATTACAACCCTGATGATGGTATTTATTTAGGTGGTGGCCCTATTTATACAACCCACGGATTTAGAAAAGAACCATTCAAAACCCAGCATAGCGTATTGGGAAATATAGCCCCGAAATCAGCCAATTATAATGTGAACTACCGCGGTATTTTCACCGATGTAGCAGGTAAACTTGACCTAAACATTGAGGCCTTAATTTCAACACCAAGTTTTAGTACATTTTTTTATGGATTAGGTAATAATTCTCTGCTCAGTGAGGAGCGCCTGGATGAAGACAATCAATATTACCGAGTGCGATTTGATACTGAAAAGCTAAAAATTGGGTTTCAGGGAGATTCAAGAAATCAAAAACATCATTTTAATTTTGGCCTGAATTATCAGCGTGCAAATATCAAATCGGAGATAAACGAAGATCTTGACGACGACCCCCGATTTATTTTGGATTTAAATAACGATAGTACAACTGATGACCTATTAAGAGATTTCAGATTTGCGGGTCCATATCTAGAATATCAGTTCGACTCGCGAAATGATAAGAAATTTGCCGAAAGAGGAGTTTTATTGAATCTGAAAAGCAATTATTTCTATGATGTCAAAAATGGAAATGAAAATTCGGTGCTCTTGAGTGCCGACCAGTCATTTTTCTTTACACTAAGTCATAGATTTAAAACAGTACTTGCTCTTAGGGCTGGTGGAGATGCAATTATAGGAAAAGCGCCCTTTTTTCTTCAACCGAGTATTGGTGGATTAAAGAAATTAAGAGGGTTCAGAAGAAATCGTTTTCGAGGAGAATATAGTTTTTATCAGAATTCGGAGCTCAGATTCAGACTTTTCACTATACAAAATGAATTTCTTATTAGTGATTTGGGGGTTTTGCTTCTTCATGATATTGGCAGAGTATGGTCAGATGATGATACAGATGTCACTAGGGTTTACAGCAGCAATGAAATTGAAAAATTTAAGAATACTAATGATTGGCACCGTGGTTACGGATTTGGAGTTTGGCTTGCACCTTTCGATATGGCCGTTTTAAGTGCCGATTATTCATTTGGAAATGGCGGCGATCAATCTCTCTTTGTAAGGCTTGGCTTTTTATTCTAG